The Anabas testudineus chromosome 11, fAnaTes1.2, whole genome shotgun sequence genome has a segment encoding these proteins:
- the LOC113153564 gene encoding toll-like receptor 13 — protein sequence LTQQLKRTSDYPEDQHANNRKSVLLLSLLHHFNSSLAYSLKNCTIKYSLNPLADVFVDCGNCGLVTVPVDIPRDVTSATLLNNLLEKINREDFSNLSKLRFLDLHLNKISHVDNGAFIQLGALTSLYMSFNKLTNLTANLFQGLANLTMLDLTYNNIGFIHTSAFQFLTSLLTVILDNNQLQKITDIQPVLELPQILSIIDNRFISFETKDLLTNKSSGLKVLAITTLNTIKNGPYYKMEKFSITTPTFPHLETIDLSHFCRGPVLKWEIPDKSLLKNITRLYFGDVSIHFGDIRNVLQSLDSLRHLTLNNMERWINQGLLATVCKIPTLQRLDLSWSTIINVSAKLVTCSQLSELDLSMTQTIELSKDSIRSMKRLRKLNVEQNLLSKVPDDIRRLSFLETLILSDNYISELGCDDFINTTHLTELYLDSNNITKLDKCVFEHLNYLNVLDVSDNLLSTLGDTFKLGPKMLTFLDLSRNLLPVFEKGDFQGLGSLKYLNVSNNIVRLKDKAFDGLNNLESLRISLLSKWYYSFRELQGLKNLTIIFSGAAHSKHFKQSNLHDFEVCDGLKSLKVFTVIFSGNQCDFPFPALKQTIQSMTHLETFTAFNIYISALDRDTFQFNTQLKNLTIRHTNLSHLDPVLFLPIANLQVLDLSNSELKSLDFLAQAGLSALRCLILKDNHITVINETVFQSLPALTYLDLDNNPFTCDCFNAGFIRWVLNNKQTQAVNAYQYTCSFPVAHQGRKLLDFNYDACLMNISFLFFISSTCLVVGILLSSFTFHFLRWQFAYTFKLFQAFLYDKRNMKKKGAPHQFDAFVSYNVHDEAWVYREMLPVLEGEQGWRLCLHHRDFQPGKPIMENITDAIYDSRKTICVISRHYLQSEWCSREIQMASFRLFDEQKDVLILLFLEEIPTQQLSPYYRMRKTVKRRTYLSWPQAGQHRVFWQNVRRALETGDGPTDNNVLTGPADC from the exons TTAACTCAACAACTCAAACGTACCAGTGATTATCCTGAAGATCAACATGCTAACAACAGAAAGTCTGTCTTACTTTTGTCACTCCTGCATCATTTTAACTCTTCGTTGGCTTATTCATTGAAAAACTGCACCATCAAATATTCTCTGAATCCCCTGGCTGATGTGTTTGTAGACTGTGGAAACTGTGGACTTGTTACTGTCCCTGTTGACATCCCCAGAGATGTCACCTCAGCAACACTCCTCAACAATCTGCTTGAAAAGATTAACAGGGAAGATTTTAGCAACTTATCAAAGCTGAGATTTTTGGACCTACATTTAAATAAGATTTCTCATGTGGACAATGGAGCTTTCATCCAGTTGGGTGCATTGACATCACTCTATATGAGCTTTAACAAACTCACCAACCTGACTGCGAACCTCTTTCAAGGACTGGCCAACCTCACAATGCTTGATCTCACTTACAACAACATTGGGTTCATTCACACATCAGCCTTTCAGTTTCTGACCAGCTTACTAACTGTAATACTAGACAACAACCAGCTCCAAAAGATCACTGACATTCAACCTGTTCTGGAGCTACCTCAAATACTGAGCATCATAGATAATCGGTTTATCTCATTTGAGACCAAAGATCTGCTGACAAACAAATCCTCTGGTCTTAAGGTTTtagcaataactacattaaacaccaTAAAGAACGGACCATa TTATAAGATGGAAAAATTCAGCATTACAACACCAACCTTTCCTCACCTAGAGACAATAGACCTGTCTCATTTTTGCCGAGGCCCTGTCCTAAAATGGGAAATACCTGACAAGTCTTTACTGAAGAACATAACCCGACTGTATTTTGGTGATGTTTCAATACATTTTGGAGACATTAGAAATGTTCTTCAGAGTTTGGACTCTCTGAGGCATCTGACACTGAATAATATGGAGAGATGGATCAACCAGGGTCTCCTAGCTACCGTTTGCAAAATACCAACACTGCAGAGGCTGGATCTGTCCTGGAGCACTATCATCAATGTAAGTGCCAAACTTGTCACTTGCTCTCAACTCAGTGAACTTGACTTGTCCATGACTCAAACAATTGAACTGTCTAAAGATTCAATACGATCAATGAAGAGACTTAGGAAACTGAATGTGGAGCAAAACCTCCTCAGCAAAGTTCCAGATGATATTAGGAGGCTCTCCTTCCTTGAGACCCTGATTCTCAGTGACAATTATATCTCTGAGTTAGGCTGTGATGATttcatcaacacaacacacctAACAGAGCTTTATCTAGACAGCAACAACATTACCAAACTAGATAAGTGTGTCTTTGAACATCTAAACTACCTGAATGTCTTAGATGTGAGTGATAACCTGCTGTCGACATTAGGAGACACCTTCAAACTTGGTCCAAAAATGCTCACATTCTTAGATTTGAGTAGAAACTTACTACCTGTTTTTGAAAAGGGAGATTTTCAAGGTTTAGGGTCTCtgaaatatttgaatgtgtCAAATAACATTGTAAGATTAAAAGATAAGGCCTTCGATGGACTGAACAACCTGGAATCTCTCAGGATATCTCTTCTGTCCAAGTGGTACTACAGTTTCAGAGAACTGCAGGGATTGAAAAACCTTACAATCATCTTCAGTGGTGCTGCTCATtccaaacatttcaaacaatcTAATCTCCATGATTTTGAAGTTTGCGATGGTTTAAAATCCTTAAAagtttttacagtaattttCAGTGGCAATCAATGTGACTTCCCCTTTCCTGCATTGAAGCAAACAATTCAAAGTATGACACATTTAGAGACCTTCACAGCCTTCAACATCTACATATCTGCACTGGACCGAGACACTTTTCAATTCAACACCCAGCTGAAGAATCTGACAATCAGACACACTAATTTGTCACATCTGGATCCTGTCTTGTTTCTTCCAATCGCAAACTTGCAGGTTCTCGACCTTTCTAACAGTGAACTTAAGTCTTTGGATTTTCTAGCTCAGGCCGGCCTGTCTGCTCTCAGATGTTTAATACTCAAAGACAATCACATCACTGTGATCAACGAGACGGTCTTCCAGTCTCTCCCTGCTCTAACATACCTGGACCTGGATAATAACCCGTTCACTTGTGACTGTTTTAATGCTGGATTTATCCGATGGGTGTTGAACAACAAGCAAACTCAGGCTGTAAATGCTTATCAGTACACTTGTTCTTTTCCTGTGGCTCATCAAGGAAGAAAGTTGCTGGACTTTAACTATGACGCCTGTTTGATGAACATCagcttcttgtttttcatttccagcACTTGTCTTGTTGTTGGAATTCTGCTCTCATCCTTCACCTTCCACTTTCTGAGGTGGCAGTTTGCCTATACCTTCAAACTCTTCCAGGCCTTCCTCTATGACAAAAGGAACATGAAGAAGAAGGGTGCTCCTCATCAGTTCGACGCCTTCGTCTCCTACAACGTTCACGACGAGGCCTGGGTTTACAGAGAGATGCTTCCAGTGCTGGAGGGAGAGCAGGGCTGGAGACTCTGTCTGCACCACAGAGACTTCCAACCAG GTAAGCCTATCATGGAGAACATTACAGACGCCATCTATGACAGCAGGAAGACCATCTGTGTGATCAGCCGACACTACCTACAGAGCGAGTGGTGCTCCAGAGAGATCCAGATGGCCAG TTTCCGTCTGTTTGACGAGCAGAAGGACGTGTTGATCCTCCTGTTTCTGGAGGAGATCCCGACTCAGCAGCTGTCTCCATACTACCGGATGAGGAAGACGGTGAAGAGACGCACTTACCTGAGCTGGCCTCAGGCTGGACAACACAGAGTGTTCTGGCAGAACGTCCGGAGAGCTCTGGAGACAGGAGACGGTCCCACCGACAACAACGTGCTGACTGGACCAGCAGACTGCTGA